In one Butyrivibrio proteoclasticus B316 genomic region, the following are encoded:
- a CDS encoding flavin reductase family protein — MSRVNFGAKPLMYPQPVLIIATYDENGVPNAMNAAWGITTDFKEISISLSEHKTTDNLAKRGAFTVSLATEDQVIPCDYVGIESGRKVPDKFEKAGFHATKSEFVDAPLIDELPVALECRVKSFEDGILVGEIVNVSADESVVTDGAVDITKVKPISFDPFGNGYYGIGVKVGNAFKDGAKLK, encoded by the coding sequence ATGAGCAGAGTTAATTTTGGAGCAAAACCACTTATGTACCCACAGCCGGTTCTTATCATTGCAACATATGATGAGAATGGAGTACCAAATGCTATGAATGCAGCCTGGGGTATAACCACTGATTTTAAAGAGATTTCAATCAGTTTGTCTGAACACAAGACTACTGACAATCTCGCCAAAAGAGGAGCTTTCACAGTAAGCCTTGCGACAGAAGATCAGGTTATTCCTTGCGATTATGTTGGGATTGAATCGGGAAGAAAAGTACCTGACAAATTTGAAAAGGCTGGATTCCACGCGACAAAGAGCGAGTTTGTTGATGCTCCTTTAATTGATGAACTTCCTGTCGCTCTTGAGTGTAGAGTAAAGAGCTTTGAAGATGGAATTCTTGTTGGAGAAATTGTAAATGTCTCTGCGGATGAAAGCGTAGTGACAGATGGAGCTGTTGATATCACAAAAGTTAAGCCTATCAGCTTTGATCCCTTTGGTAATGGATATTACGGGATTGGAGTAAAAGTGGGCAATGCTTTTAAGGATGGAGCAAAGTTGAAGTAG
- a CDS encoding GNAT family N-acetyltransferase: MVRYREMVAADNDAVARLVRNNLEKHNLDIPGTVYFDKGLNHLSDYYGVDERRYFVIEDSQGKVIGGIGFAKLDFMEETAELQKLYLDDSVKGSGLGYELISFVEDKMRAAGYKYSYLETHDNLQAAIHVYEKCGYSEIEKPKAVVHSAMNRFFKKSLI; encoded by the coding sequence ATGGTTAGATATAGAGAAATGGTTGCAGCAGACAATGATGCTGTTGCAAGGCTTGTGAGAAATAATCTGGAAAAACATAATCTTGATATTCCTGGAACAGTTTATTTTGACAAAGGGCTGAATCATCTAAGTGACTATTACGGTGTAGACGAGAGAAGATATTTCGTAATAGAAGATTCGCAGGGAAAGGTAATTGGTGGAATTGGTTTTGCGAAGTTAGATTTTATGGAAGAGACGGCTGAGCTTCAGAAACTGTATCTTGATGATTCTGTAAAAGGTTCAGGCCTTGGATATGAGCTTATATCATTTGTAGAAGACAAAATGAGAGCAGCTGGATATAAGTATTCATATCTGGAAACGCATGATAATCTACAGGCGGCAATTCATGTTTATGAGAAGTGTGGTTATAGTGAGATTGAAAAGCCTAAAGCGGTCGTACATAGCGCAATGAATAGGTTCTTTAAGAAGAGTTTGATTTAG
- a CDS encoding glutaredoxin, producing MLKVYGSEMCPDCIECKCNLDRNNIEYDNIDITNSLKGLKEFLKLRDKDATFDDAKDNGYIGIPALVTDDGKLTLDWESFFTQQGIEVVHPGEAGAACGIDGKGC from the coding sequence ATGTTAAAAGTATATGGAAGTGAGATGTGTCCTGACTGCATTGAGTGTAAGTGCAATCTGGACAGAAACAATATAGAATATGACAATATTGACATCACAAATAGCCTTAAGGGCTTGAAGGAGTTTCTTAAACTCCGCGATAAGGACGCTACCTTTGATGATGCCAAGGACAATGGATACATTGGAATTCCTGCGCTTGTGACTGATGATGGCAAGCTCACTCTGGATTGGGAAAGCTTTTTTACTCAGCAGGGAATCGAGGTTGTTCATCCTGGGGAAGCGGGAGCAGCCTGTGGTATAGATGGCAAGGGATGCTGA
- a CDS encoding flavin reductase: MKEKVNVTDYACLITKALPKGILLNTNADKFNTMVIGWGHLGTLWNKPTFHVYVRQGRFTKGQLDKAGEFTISVPLENPDPQINKICGWQSGFNIDKVKEAGFELVDADTIKTPGIKQYPLTIECKVLYAQDQDLSKIPEDIREKTYPQDVDGTYPMANRDFHTMYVGEIVDAYIIK, encoded by the coding sequence ATGAAGGAAAAAGTCAATGTAACTGATTATGCGTGCCTTATTACAAAGGCACTTCCCAAGGGAATCCTTTTAAATACCAATGCTGATAAGTTCAACACAATGGTAATAGGCTGGGGACATCTTGGAACCCTGTGGAATAAGCCAACTTTCCATGTTTATGTCCGCCAGGGAAGATTTACCAAGGGACAGCTTGATAAGGCGGGCGAATTTACAATCAGCGTTCCACTTGAAAATCCGGATCCTCAGATAAACAAGATCTGCGGATGGCAGTCAGGCTTTAATATCGACAAAGTAAAAGAGGCAGGGTTTGAGTTGGTGGATGCTGATACCATTAAGACCCCTGGAATTAAGCAGTATCCTCTGACTATCGAGTGCAAAGTTCTGTATGCACAGGATCAAGACCTTTCAAAGATTCCTGAAGATATTAGAGAAAAAACATATCCTCAGGATGTGGACGGGACATATCCTATGGCTAACAGAGATTTCCACACCATGTATGTTGGCGAGATAGTTGATGCTTATATCATCAAATAA
- a CDS encoding VOC family protein, whose amino-acid sequence MKIEHIAMYVNDLEAARDFFLKYLDGTSNDGYHNKNTDFRSYFISFEDGARLELMTKSQIIDAERPLSRAGYAHIAFSVGSKEKVDELTEKLRADGYEVVSGPRTTGDGYYESGIVAIEGNQIEITV is encoded by the coding sequence ATGAAAATAGAGCATATTGCTATGTATGTGAATGACTTGGAAGCTGCAAGAGATTTCTTTTTAAAGTATCTCGACGGCACTTCTAATGATGGTTATCATAACAAGAATACAGACTTTCGGTCTTACTTTATCTCTTTTGAAGATGGAGCAAGATTGGAGTTGATGACAAAATCTCAGATCATAGATGCAGAAAGGCCTCTGTCAAGGGCAGGATATGCACATATAGCTTTCTCTGTTGGGAGTAAGGAAAAGGTTGATGAACTTACGGAGAAACTTAGAGCCGATGGCTATGAAGTTGTCAGCGGGCCGCGTACTACAGGAGATGGATATTATGAGAGCGGTATCGTGGCTATTGAAGGAAATCAGATAGAGATTACGGTTTGA
- a CDS encoding cyclophilin-like fold protein: MKRRYLALGMLTLAIILTGCGAKTESDVTIIGGADGPTSVFLASKNDKVSYTQIDQETAKLMMDLNDGHVIVDVRRQDEYDEGHIPGAICIPNESITDSMPSELPDLEQIILVYCRSGRRSKEAAQKLFDMGYTNVYEFGGIIDWTGEIVTEEAKETAMKLSIDGKEMPVTWEDNTSVNELKEICPLKVNMSMYGGFEQVGSIGQSISRDDKQITTEFGDIVLYSGNQIVVFYGSNSWAYTKLGHIDLSEEELTQLLGNDDVVLEIE; this comes from the coding sequence GTGAAAAGAAGATATTTAGCGCTGGGGATGCTTACGCTAGCCATAATATTGACGGGCTGTGGAGCTAAAACTGAGTCGGATGTGACAATTATTGGTGGGGCTGATGGACCGACATCTGTTTTTCTTGCGTCAAAGAACGATAAAGTCAGTTACACGCAGATTGATCAGGAAACAGCAAAGCTGATGATGGATCTTAATGATGGCCATGTGATTGTAGATGTCAGGCGCCAGGATGAGTATGATGAAGGACACATCCCGGGGGCTATATGTATTCCTAACGAAAGCATTACGGATTCTATGCCATCGGAACTTCCTGATCTTGAACAGATAATTCTTGTTTATTGCAGGAGTGGGAGACGCAGCAAAGAGGCAGCACAGAAACTTTTTGATATGGGATATACTAATGTCTATGAGTTTGGCGGAATCATCGACTGGACTGGAGAGATTGTTACAGAGGAGGCAAAAGAGACAGCTATGAAACTTTCTATTGATGGAAAAGAAATGCCGGTTACATGGGAAGATAATACCTCGGTAAATGAGCTGAAGGAAATCTGCCCTCTCAAAGTAAACATGTCAATGTATGGCGGCTTTGAGCAGGTTGGATCAATAGGGCAGAGCATAAGCCGGGATGACAAGCAGATCACAACAGAGTTTGGGGATATAGTTCTTTATTCGGGAAATCAGATTGTGGTTTTCTATGGCTCAAATTCCTGGGCATATACTAAGCTTGGGCACATTGATCTATCTGAGGAAGAGCTGACACAGCTTCTTGGTAATGATGATGTTGTTTTAGAGATAGAGTAA
- a CDS encoding DUF523 domain-containing protein yields the protein MVIAVSACLLGENCKYNGGNNYSEKVRAFCEGHKVIPICPEVMGGLPTPRIPAEIVNGVVTNKEGKVVDKEFRSGAEAAFKKIMDAGAEVCILQSRSPSCGLKEVYDGSFTGKKIPGMGVFAQMVSETSIKMIDVEDLD from the coding sequence ATGGTCATAGCTGTTAGCGCATGCCTTTTAGGTGAGAACTGCAAATATAACGGTGGGAATAACTACAGCGAGAAGGTCAGGGCTTTTTGTGAAGGTCATAAAGTGATTCCTATATGTCCTGAAGTAATGGGAGGACTTCCTACACCAAGGATTCCGGCTGAGATAGTGAACGGAGTTGTCACCAATAAAGAAGGCAAGGTTGTTGATAAAGAGTTCAGATCTGGAGCAGAGGCGGCCTTTAAGAAGATAATGGATGCAGGTGCTGAAGTATGTATTCTGCAGTCAAGAAGCCCAAGCTGCGGATTAAAAGAGGTTTACGATGGCTCTTTTACCGGGAAGAAGATTCCCGGAATGGGAGTTTTTGCGCAGATGGTTAGTGAAACTTCAATAAAGATGATTGATGTGGAGGACTTGGACTGA
- a CDS encoding Dabb family protein, giving the protein MVKHVILWTLKDEFSAEEKATIKQGIKEGLEGLKGKVPGIVDIKVNINGLESSNADLMLDSTFESVEALKGYSVHPEHVAVADSKVRPYTKIRSCLDYEA; this is encoded by the coding sequence ATGGTTAAGCATGTGATTTTATGGACACTTAAGGATGAATTTTCTGCAGAGGAGAAGGCAACTATTAAGCAGGGGATCAAAGAAGGGCTTGAGGGATTAAAGGGCAAGGTCCCCGGGATCGTTGATATCAAGGTTAACATCAATGGCCTTGAGTCCTCTAACGCAGACCTGATGCTTGATTCAACTTTTGAGAGCGTAGAGGCACTTAAGGGATATTCTGTACATCCCGAGCATGTAGCAGTAGCTGATTCTAAGGTAAGACCTTATACCAAGATCAGAAGCTGCCTGGATTATGAGGCTTAA